The following proteins come from a genomic window of Bactrocera tryoni isolate S06 chromosome 1, CSIRO_BtryS06_freeze2, whole genome shotgun sequence:
- the LOC120766265 gene encoding uncharacterized protein LOC120766265 isoform X2: MHLKYLWFIYIILSLAPAAVAQIVPCPLKYQCHTKEEPVWGSENRRCHIFLNKCFLANENCERMNNHLSMLRLENQTVCQQKCHQSCPDIIAPVCAIYRGFLETFSNQCVLDKQACTTGKRDCDAIYSLDEKKVL, translated from the exons tatttacataattctAAGCCTTGCTCCTGCTGCCGTTGCTCAAATAGTACCATGCCCACTGAAATACCAGTGTCACACAAAGGAAGAGCCGGTTTGGGGAAGCGAAAATCGAAGATGTCACATTTTCCTTAATAAATGTTTCCTGGCAAATGAAAACTGTGAACGCATGAATAATCATCTGTCAA tgcTTAGGCTAGAAAATCAGACAGTTTGCCAACAAAAGTGTCATCAATCGTGTCCGGACATAATTGCGCCCGTGTGCGCCATCTACAGGGGATTCCTGGAAACCTTCTCAAACCAATGTGTTCTGGATAAGCAAGCTTGTACAACGGGAAAGC GCGACTGTGATGCTATTTACTCACTTGACGAAAAGAAAGTT
- the LOC120766265 gene encoding uncharacterized protein LOC120766265 isoform X1, which yields MHLKYLWFIYIILSLAPAAVAQIVPCPLKYQCHTKEEPVWGSENRRCHIFLNKCFLANENCERMNNHLSMLRLENQTVCQQKCHQSCPDIIAPVCAIYRGFLETFSNQCVLDKQACTTGKPWHYLFAGDCDAIYSLDEKKVL from the exons tatttacataattctAAGCCTTGCTCCTGCTGCCGTTGCTCAAATAGTACCATGCCCACTGAAATACCAGTGTCACACAAAGGAAGAGCCGGTTTGGGGAAGCGAAAATCGAAGATGTCACATTTTCCTTAATAAATGTTTCCTGGCAAATGAAAACTGTGAACGCATGAATAATCATCTGTCAA tgcTTAGGCTAGAAAATCAGACAGTTTGCCAACAAAAGTGTCATCAATCGTGTCCGGACATAATTGCGCCCGTGTGCGCCATCTACAGGGGATTCCTGGAAACCTTCTCAAACCAATGTGTTCTGGATAAGCAAGCTTGTACAACGGGAAAGC CCTGGCATTATCTTTTTGCAGGCGACTGTGATGCTATTTACTCACTTGACGAAAAGAAAGTT